The following is a genomic window from Elaeis guineensis isolate ETL-2024a chromosome 10, EG11, whole genome shotgun sequence.
tctgCCCAGTCTTTGAAGATAAAATCCTGGGATATTGCACAGTGGGACCCGTGCAACGCTCCCACTCTGTTTAACATGGGATCCTCATCCATTCCAAAAGCCTCTCACTTCAAGGGGGTGAGCTTAAACTCGGCACGACACTGTACAGCAGCAACACTGATCAATACGTTCTTTCAGTTCTCAGCGTAACTACAGTCTATCCGTCGaacaatcaaatttaaattctcTCCATGAGAGCCCAACCATTTATGCTCAACAGCTTCAATATTTGCTTAACGGCAACACACTCAACTGTTTTTCATTTTCCAACGGTGAGATTCCCTGAAGGCAAAGGTGGGCAACCTACCGAGCACAAGAAAAGAACAGATGCCTCCTCACGGACATGCCTATCTCTGGAGTAAAGCAAAGCACATGTGCTCGTAAACACCAGGCACGAAAGGAAAAAAACGCTCCTTTTCATGCGGCAAAAAACAATTGCGGCTCTGCAAATCGCAATGGGTCACTGCTGGTTCCCAACTGCATGGAAGTTCTTGTGCCATTCTCTCTTCAACACCAAAGGCAATGTCCGTGGCAAATGCAACAAAGCAGTTCCTTGTACAATGAAGATAACTAACAACGATAATTTTCTAgtatcaaaatttataatataattcagATATCTTACAAGCAATCGGTACGCTTCCATTTTGAGATGCATGCTTTAAAGAAATCGCATCTTTTGTAGATAACAAGAGACGTGACCTACAAATCAGCCAGTATAAGGGCACTCAAGGATTGACGCATTCACGCAATGTTCTTGCACTTGAGAACCGCACCATAAAGCAAGAGAGAACATCTATGGGTACAATGATATGTAGAATGCCACCGACGGTAAGGATGAGCCGCTCACTTGATGCTTGCATTGGAAATGGATGATGTGCATGGGCCAGCAGATGTCAGGAATGGTGTTCCTTTGTATGTTGCCACACCTTTGTCATCGGTATATAGATGCTGAATCCACCAAAACATTAGAAAATTCAATTATTTAGCATGCACACGTGTAGTCATCATACCGAGTCACAAATGACCAATTAGTTTTAGCATTCATGCATGATCCTTCCTGAAGCTAAGAAGAACAATAACATAGAAAATAGCTAAAATGAATAATCCTGATAGAAAGCAAAGATGAGAACATCAGCACAACATTGACAGGAAATGCATCACAGAACTATATCTATATGTCAGCCGAGCCCACAAAAGACCAGAAACTTAAAAACACAAGGGCTAATGTGAACTTGTGTTGACTGACTAGTACTGCACTTGCTATAAGCAAAACATACAAGGAACCCGTTCTTCAAGTAGGTAGCCTGACAAAGGCGCAAAAATTTCAAATCCAGAAGAAATTCatacattaaaaaaaagaaagcataATCACACGggttgtaataatattttttttaaaaaaaggaggTAGTTTTTGTCCAACAAGTAGAATAGAAAGCACTGAAGGAAAATGATTTGTGAGTTCAGTTTCCAGATTGCATTGTCAAACAAGGTCTTTGCAGCCTCCATCATACAAAAAATGACAGCAATGCAAAAACACAAGTTGCATTTAACTCCTGATCTCCTATTCCACCAATGGAAATTCTGAACACCGAGGGACATATCACATAGGCATGAGGCTATTCATCCCAAATGTGGACTACTTAGGCACTAAATTCAGTCACACCACAAGATTAGTCAGATATGTGAATAGGCATAATCATATCAAGGAAAGTGAATGGATGTATCATTGCTCAATGGTAAATGATCCTTGTAAATGAATCAGAAAGAAAATAAAGTGCAACAGGAAATAAAGCATACCGGGGTGATCTTCTCCAACTGTTTTTTCTTTGGATTTAGTATATCTTCTGGCTTTCCCTCATACCTGCCACAGTCACAAGGGGCAAGTACACAAAGGAAAAGATATTAACTCATTCTAATAAATAGCAATGAAATGTTGACAAGAATTATTCATATTCAATTTCCAACAAAACTAAGGGCATGATTAATGATGCTACTACAAAAATACAAAAGGGCTAAATCTGATACCTTGCCACGTCAGTGTCCCATtatggagacattttaaaagaagATAATTAGAACTTTGATTACCTAGGCCATATTTGCCTTAGAAATTAAATCATATGCAATTGCCCAAAagcattttttttatatatattcctTCGATgatttcatttcttttttaaaataaacAAACAATACAGCTACAATGATGTCTGAATCAATACTTCAAAAATAAGTGAACATGTACCAATCTAGTTTCAATAACAAGAACCTGCTCTTTTAACTTATCCTTAGTCCTGCCTTTTTAACTGTCCAGACTAGATTCAACAGGCCCTACTGTAAGAGCTGTTTAGAAGGCAAATATCTAGAATCATGGATGCACAATGGGTCAGAACTCCTATAACCTTATCCCTTCAGGAGCCCATATTATCGTCATCCAAGGCATGTTTTTGTTCATATCCTTGTGTTTCTTATGGATCACAATTTCATTATCCAAGTCACGTCCATGTCTGTATTTTGAGAGGAGATATTGATCATGCAGACGTATAATCCAAATCCTCCATTTACACACCAAAGATAAAGTGACAACTGATTGCTATATACTATGACATTGACATCCCCCTAGTGTTAATCTGGTACCAGACCTTGCAAAGGTAAACAATATTATAGCCAAAGAGCAAATCTCAACTTAGTCACTAAATGAGAGAGATCAACAAGCATAGCAGAGATATTTGCCAAATTACTAGtagcagaaaaaaagaaaaacagagttCTGTAAAAGTATAAAAATGCACATGAAAACACCTCAATTCTGTCTGCACAAAACAAGACATTATATCAGTTCTCACCTATTCACCAACACATACACTCATATGCACACGTGCAAATTGTGTTCGATATATAACTCATAGTAACTGATTTTAAATAGAAAATAGCCTTTGCATATAAATTGATTACGGCAAGAAATTTGTTACTTAGCAACCCAGCAATAAAAGCAGCAAAATTTAAAACTATATGTTTTGTTCACAGGCTGAAATTACATGACTTCTGAGGTTTTGTTACATCAGAATACTAGGTTAAATGTTGTGATATTGCATACTTACCCTGAAAATGAAACACGTTCTCCAAGTTTGGCTCCTTCTGGAGGAATCAAAGGCTCCACAACCGTATGCTCTTGATCAGAAGCACATAACACCTGTAAAATGTGGActcaaatactaaacatgattttcttattTTCTCCACATATAATAGAGAAGATTTAGACTTGCTAACAAAGACTGATGCTTCAAAAGAAGACAAGCACACGAGGGGCAAAAGCCAACTCATGGAGTCCATAGTTAAAGTTACATGCTCCTAACTGGAGGCCGCACCTCCAAAAAGCAAAAGGCCAGAGAATGCAGCATCAAACAGGATACCACTTGTCCAGTGATATTACATTACACAGGTAGAAAAACCATTAAAGCCTTTAAGACTTGACTCTTACAGTTTCTAGAATAATTATATGGAAGTTCCAGTGGCAGTAGTGAGGCTTCCTTTAAGACATCTCAAGCTTGCTTTTCAATTTGTTTAGTTGGCTACTTAAGTAGACTTTGCACGCATTCCAAAGTAGAGAAGGCCAATGCACatgatgaaagaaaagaaaaaataagctgGCTGTTGTATCACTTACATACACAATGAAGCTAAGGCATGCTTCTTTGGTATCGCTTTGCAAATTTTCGTATTTCTTCAATGATCTTCCAATGTTAAACCGATCAAATATATGCATAGCAATTGTCTCTACCGGACAGGCAGGCCATTAGGCTAGGAACCAACTTATAGGTCCGATGGGAAGCCAAGAAAAATGTTGGGTTTCCAAATTGAAATTAGCCAGGCTTGAACTGGCGGTTCTTGCATGTGACATCAGAATGATACCCATCAAACCAGAGAGATGAGCTTAATTGATAGGAAAACTGAAGGTAACATCCATAACAAAAACACCAAAACTCTGACAGGAACAGCTTAAAAAGATACAATACAGAGCATAAGCCTCCCATCATACGGTAAATGGCCCAGACATGGCCTAAAAGCATTTTGGCCTAGATGTGATGAAAATGCCCAAAAATGAGCAATAAGGCTTAGCTGCATTATCAATCCAAGCCAAAATTGGGAACAAAATGTCATATTGTGGAAAGGCTTTCTCTGTCCTTGGAACTAACATGAGATAGGTGCAAGCCAGGATAAAAAATGAAGCTTCTGGTATACATACTAGCTCAGGTATACAAATAGGCCACCTAGACCCAAAGTCGCCCAGTCAATGGTACAgaagatcataaaatttaaaacaaACCATACAGAGAACAGCAACCATCATGGAACTTTGTTAGCAAAGCttatatgatataaaattatctGCTGAAGTACATTTGTGGTCACTAAACTATTGTTTACTAGATTAGGTCAACTTTAAAACAAACAATGGCTTCAAGTTTTGGTACTGGAAAATGCGCAACTTACTGACCTCATGACACAAGGATCATCTTAACATGCAAAATTAAAACCATTGACGCATTACCACGACAATTGAAACCTTGATTTGGAAAAGTCTTGATAAAGCATCCAAAGGTGGTCTCTCAAAAAACAACTATAAGTCCCAATTAAAAGATTAGAACAGAATGAGATATACCAGTCCAGCAGACATTACATCTCGCAGCTTTCCTGGCTTCACATTAGTAATAAGCACTACACGGCGATTCTGAAATGATAAATAAAGGCATGCATAAGAATATTCAACAACAACTAACATAATTTACATATATAATGAATAAATGCCAAACCAACTGCAGTCATTCTGTAATTTGTACTTACTAATAGATCATCCGGGCTACAAAACTTAGCAAGACCGCTAACTACCTGGCGTAAGTTGCCATCTCCCAAATCTATCTCCTCAACCAATAAACTGTAGAATGGATTAAAAACTATGAAGTTCTTGACAAAATTTAAGATAAATGCTTAAAAAAAAGCAGAACAACCTGTCAGCAGATGGATGTTTCCATGCCTTGCGAATAACACCAACTTGTATATTAAGAAGAGTAACACTGCAATCTGCTTCCTTCTCAGCAGATTCTTTTTCTGaagctttctttttttcctcagtGGTTTTATTATTTCTTGTTGATGCCTCGGTAGCTTTAGTATCTCCAGAAgcctttttcttgaaatttttgatcaaacaatTAATGATGTCACCAACTCAATGAAAATgtgaaaaaggaaaagaatgctATAACAAATGGAGATCAGCAAACCAATATGGAAATAGCATAAGATATTACATTGTTTCATCTCTGGAGATGACTTTACATGTCTATTTATAAGCTTTTATATGCTTAATACCAGTAAGCAAAAGCATAACATTATCAACAAACAATAAGATGCAGTCACTACATGGTGACAAAAATTTGTCATAAGCACCCCTGAGACGGCCCACGAGCACACAGTTGCCAACGGACAACATTTCCATCAAGGTAAATAAGCTCAACAAAAAGCACAACAGCAGTATATAGGGCACAAATTACCTCAGCAGCACCTTTCTTTGGATCGATATTTCCTTCGGGCTTGTCTACATTCTTTGGACCCTGAGTAACTTTTTTTGAAGTCAGATCAGCATCTGTCTTATCTGCTTTCTTTGAGCACTGCAAAGTGAACCAAACAAAAAGTCATAATCATTCCCCACTGTTCAAATGCATGTGCAGAATATAAAAAATCAGTGCAAAGTTTATTTTCCAACCATTAAACTAAAATTCTCAAGGCATCTATAAATACTCCTAAACCATGCCTGTCATCCTATTTCTATCATAGCACAAAAGACAGTCAAGTGAAATCAAGAACGGTTTCATccattgaaaaagaaaaagatgatgtTGGTATTTAACAGTGAAAAATAATATGCAGCCACAATAATACAGCACACAATTAGTGCAGATTAGTAACCGAGGGATGTTTGAGAAACAGAAGTAATGAATATAAGATAATAAGAGCAAACACGAAACAACATAACCTCTTCAGTAATCAAACATGACCTCTCCAGTAATCAAGGAAGACCGAATCAACAGAATATGAGTAATCAAACATAACCTCTTCAGTAATCAAGAAAGACTGATCAAAATAATATGCATAAAGATTACTCACAACAGGTTCGAATACAGGCTTGTTAACGACAATCATTTTAAGCTCTCCACCAAAATCTTGCTTGTTCTGCATCCAACAATTAGAGGAATCATAAGAGATAAATTCGAAACCAAGATCTTCTTTGCAACCTAGACATCAAGTTGACAAATAAAAGAAGAActtggccaaaaaaaaaaaaaaaggagatatgATAAAGCAGATAAATGGGAGGTCTTATGGTTGTCAATGAACATGAGGAAACTAGTGGCAACAGTATTCCGAAGACTCACaaaaacatttttaaaaaaaaaaagatcaatgcaAACTAGAGTTATGCTCCTCAGTCTTCCATAAGATGACAGAATTTTTTAGGATGACATGGCATTGTTATGAAACAATGGTAAATGATATAAAGTCGGTCCAATCAACATCAAGAATCTAGAATAGGCTTAAAATTGAGTTGAAAAGGAAAGGATGGAGAGAGCATACGAATAGTTGTGCCGCAAAGGAGGCCTACGATTTGAGAAAGTAAACCATAGCAATGACCATAATCATCATGCCTTGTCCCTGCCATTCGGGAACCGGCTTATGAATCCTCACAAGCATTACTATTTAGCTATAACCATAACCACAAAGCATGCCTATTTCAGGATACCATGACATTCGCAAATATCAAGTTTGGATCTGCTTCAAAGAATCACATGCTTTTTGTGATTAGCTTGACTTTAATCCCCACTTATTTAATCCAATTCTTGGAACAGTAAAAATGGTGTTATATTAGAGCATTGCCTTAAGCAAGTA
Proteins encoded in this region:
- the LOC105052302 gene encoding tRNA-aminoacylation cofactor arc1 isoform X2; this encodes MTAAMESKGSDGGDLASNRNKAILHALSKRLSFDPKKFPSESIGGYDIMSLLSNILQLSASGVPLQNPEEIMKWVTFASNFPSEADACHATLKGLNEDLTQRAVLLGDGLKPSVADIVVFSALHHFVSQLTASDMQKFSNVMRWMDYIQNKQDFGGELKMIVVNKPVFEPVCSKKADKTDADLTSKKVTQGPKNVDKPEGNIDPKKGAAEASGDTKATEASTRNNKTTEEKKKASEKESAEKEADCSVTLLNIQVGVIRKAWKHPSADSLLVEEIDLGDGNLRQVVSGLAKFCSPDDLLNRRVVLITNVKPGKLRDVMSAGLVLCASDQEHTVVEPLIPPEGAKLGERVSFSGYEGKPEDILNPKKKQLEKITPHLYTDDKGVATYKGTPFLTSAGPCTSSISNASIK
- the LOC105052302 gene encoding tRNA-aminoacylation cofactor arc1 isoform X1 — translated: MTAAMESKGSDGGDLASNRNKAILHALSKRLSFDPKKFPSESIGGYDIMSLLSNILQLSASGVPLQNPEEIMKWVTFASNFPSEADACHATLKGLNEDLTQRAVLLGDGLKPSVADIVVFSALHHFVSQLTASDMQKFSNVMRWMDYIQNKQDFGGELKMIVVNKPVFEPVCSKKADKTDADLTSKKVTQGPKNVDKPEGNIDPKKGAAEKKASGDTKATEASTRNNKTTEEKKKASEKESAEKEADCSVTLLNIQVGVIRKAWKHPSADSLLVEEIDLGDGNLRQVVSGLAKFCSPDDLLNRRVVLITNVKPGKLRDVMSAGLVLCASDQEHTVVEPLIPPEGAKLGERVSFSGYEGKPEDILNPKKKQLEKITPHLYTDDKGVATYKGTPFLTSAGPCTSSISNASIK